One window of Leifsonia sp. AK011 genomic DNA carries:
- a CDS encoding phosphoribosylaminoimidazolesuccinocarboxamide synthase: protein MTLPGWNHVYSGKVRDLYENPDQPGRMLVVASDRVSAFDHVLEPGIPGKGELLTQLSLWWFAHLPVPNHLVDDASEVPPNAMLVKSLDMYPIEAVVRDYLVGSGWAEYRETQTVCGIPLPSGLAEGDRLPEPLYTPAWKAPMGEHDENITFERTVELVGAEAAEAIRDASLSVFTTASAIAEERGIILADTKFEFGADPATGELTLADEVLTSDSSRYWDAERYAAGGADRLDSFDKQIVRNWLAANWDKTGTPPALPSEIVEQTAARYRELIERLTAQDTSGRAVRHDG from the coding sequence GTGACACTCCCCGGCTGGAACCACGTCTACTCGGGCAAGGTCCGTGACCTCTACGAGAACCCCGACCAGCCGGGCAGGATGCTCGTGGTCGCCAGTGATCGCGTGAGTGCATTCGATCACGTGCTCGAGCCGGGCATCCCGGGTAAAGGCGAGCTGCTCACGCAGCTGAGCCTGTGGTGGTTCGCCCACCTTCCCGTACCAAACCACCTCGTGGACGACGCATCCGAGGTTCCACCCAATGCCATGCTCGTGAAGTCGCTCGACATGTACCCGATCGAGGCCGTCGTGCGCGACTACCTCGTCGGTAGCGGTTGGGCCGAGTACCGCGAGACTCAGACGGTGTGCGGCATCCCGTTGCCCTCCGGACTTGCCGAGGGCGACCGGCTCCCCGAGCCGCTGTACACGCCGGCGTGGAAGGCCCCGATGGGCGAGCACGACGAGAACATCACGTTCGAGCGCACGGTGGAGCTCGTCGGCGCCGAGGCTGCCGAGGCGATTCGGGATGCCTCCCTCTCCGTGTTCACGACGGCGTCGGCCATCGCGGAGGAGCGCGGCATCATCCTCGCCGACACCAAGTTCGAGTTCGGTGCCGACCCCGCGACGGGTGAACTGACGCTCGCGGACGAGGTGCTCACGTCAGACAGCTCGCGTTATTGGGACGCCGAGCGCTACGCGGCGGGCGGCGCGGACCGCCTGGACAGCTTCGACAAGCAGATCGTGCGCAACTGGCTCGCCGCGAACTGGGACAAGACCGGCACGCCTCCCGCGCTCCCTTCGGAGATCGTCGAACAGACCGCCGCCCGGTACCGCGAACTGATCGAGCGACTCACGGCCCAGGACACGAGCGGCCGCGCGGTACGCCATGATGGTTGA
- the purD gene encoding phosphoribosylamine--glycine ligase — MRILVLGSGAREHAIITALLREDADHDITAAPGNAGIAADVPVVALDPTRGDVVSAYALDNDIELVVIGPEAPLVAGVADALRQRGIAVFGPGKAAAALEGSKTFAKRIMDDAGVPTGRATRAGTIEDAIEAIDEYGAPYVIKADGLAAGKGVLVTPDRDAAIAHSDYWLQQGPVLVEEFLDGQEVSLFLLSDGHTVLPLSPAQDYKRALDGDQGPNTGGMGAYSPLPWLPENFVTEVIETIAVPTIRQLASERTPFIGLLYCGLIITAKGIRVIEFNARFGDPETQVVLPRLITPLSELLMAAASGELASHAWPEFSDEAAVTVVLASEGYPEEPVTGRRITGLDKITDVTVAHAATAMVDGEFIATGGRVLSVVALGSDFTDARRKAYAALETIHLEGGHYRTDIAARVAQ; from the coding sequence GTGAGAATTCTCGTTCTGGGCTCGGGCGCGCGAGAGCACGCCATCATCACTGCTCTCCTCCGCGAAGACGCGGACCATGACATCACCGCTGCGCCAGGCAACGCCGGCATCGCCGCCGACGTTCCCGTCGTCGCACTCGACCCGACCCGCGGCGACGTCGTCTCGGCGTACGCGCTCGACAACGACATCGAACTCGTCGTGATCGGGCCGGAGGCTCCCCTCGTCGCGGGCGTGGCCGATGCCCTCCGACAGCGCGGCATCGCCGTCTTCGGGCCGGGCAAGGCCGCCGCCGCCCTCGAGGGCAGCAAGACCTTCGCCAAGCGGATCATGGATGACGCGGGCGTGCCCACGGGCCGCGCCACCCGCGCGGGCACCATCGAGGACGCCATCGAAGCGATCGATGAATACGGCGCCCCCTACGTGATCAAGGCGGACGGCCTCGCCGCGGGCAAGGGTGTGCTCGTCACGCCCGACCGCGACGCCGCGATCGCGCACTCCGACTACTGGCTGCAGCAGGGCCCGGTGCTCGTGGAGGAGTTCCTCGACGGCCAGGAGGTTTCGCTCTTCCTCCTGAGCGACGGCCACACCGTGCTCCCGCTCTCCCCTGCCCAGGACTACAAGCGCGCGCTCGACGGCGACCAGGGTCCCAACACGGGCGGCATGGGTGCCTACAGCCCGCTCCCGTGGCTGCCGGAGAACTTCGTCACCGAGGTCATCGAGACCATCGCCGTGCCGACGATCCGCCAGCTCGCGAGCGAGCGCACGCCGTTCATCGGCCTGCTCTACTGCGGCCTCATCATCACGGCGAAGGGCATTCGCGTGATCGAGTTCAACGCCCGCTTCGGTGACCCCGAAACCCAGGTGGTCCTCCCGCGACTCATCACACCGCTGAGCGAGCTGCTCATGGCCGCGGCAAGCGGCGAACTTGCCTCGCACGCCTGGCCGGAGTTCAGCGACGAAGCCGCCGTCACGGTTGTGCTCGCGAGCGAGGGCTACCCCGAGGAGCCCGTCACGGGTCGCCGCATCACGGGCCTCGACAAGATCACCGACGTCACGGTCGCCCACGCAGCCACCGCGATGGTCGATGGCGAGTTCATCGCGACGGGCGGTCGCGTGCTGAGTGTCGTCGCGCTCGGCTCCGACTTCACGGATGCCCGCCGCAAGGCCTACGCCGCGCTCGAGACCATCCACCTCGAGGGTGGGCACTACCGCACCGACATCGCGGCGAGGGTCGCGCAGTGA
- a CDS encoding sterol carrier family protein produces MPPKRIPDAIGQAAVRGALAGTTADLPTAVRYLLQVLATTAEGNTVEVRVPPYGAVQAIEGPRHTRGTPPNVIELGGEAWLALATGSLGWADAVASGAVSASGQRADLTAFLPLRWGTMGE; encoded by the coding sequence ATGCCCCCCAAGCGCATCCCCGACGCCATCGGACAGGCCGCCGTTCGAGGCGCGCTCGCTGGAACGACCGCCGACCTGCCGACCGCAGTCCGCTACCTCCTCCAGGTGCTCGCCACCACCGCGGAGGGCAACACTGTGGAGGTGCGGGTTCCGCCGTACGGCGCGGTGCAGGCGATCGAGGGTCCGCGGCACACGCGAGGAACTCCACCGAACGTGATCGAGTTGGGCGGGGAGGCGTGGCTGGCGCTCGCGACGGGAAGCCTGGGGTGGGCGGATGCCGTGGCATCCGGTGCCGTGTCAGCCTCCGGCCAGCGCGCCGATCTCACGGCGTTCTTGCCGCTGCGGTGGGGGACAATGGGGGAGTGA
- a CDS encoding D-alanyl-D-alanine carboxypeptidase family protein, which yields MSDAPRTPDVETPEVADRLRSKRLSRRARLWLLIGGGALVLLLAAAGVVVAQVIAGQAAEQEALASFQTAEDELSDAEQARDAALTARGAAAANALDDRAKAKALEAAIDPALLADAAKRDALSASIGQLEKAAAITIAADGTATLKKLPSPSAVPAQSVPADTAQIPDAVAEIGLLVEQLADETTATDAETKAIEDARTALARNAAAVVASAHEKGAATAPPELASQETKDAYAAAVAALEKPASNADLAALVTAYQGAWGAAVASHNEASGESEPDASGLQPTYIQGVLIVNKTYPLPSWYGDGLTAETQAAFNAMQAEAAAYGLGLYISSGFRSYDTQVAVYGNYVATLGQAGADRTSARPGHSEHQSGLAFDLNTIDHAFADTAEGQYVRDNAHRFGLIIRYPPNKESITGYEWEPWHMRYVGVDLATKLYTSGQTLEEYFGITSAYSG from the coding sequence ATGAGTGACGCACCCCGGACCCCTGACGTCGAGACCCCTGAAGTTGCCGACCGGCTTCGATCGAAGCGACTGTCCCGTCGCGCACGACTCTGGCTGCTCATCGGTGGCGGCGCACTCGTTCTGCTTCTCGCGGCCGCCGGCGTCGTGGTCGCGCAGGTGATCGCAGGTCAAGCAGCTGAGCAGGAGGCGCTCGCCTCGTTCCAGACAGCCGAGGACGAGCTCAGCGACGCCGAGCAGGCACGTGATGCGGCCCTCACCGCACGAGGCGCCGCTGCTGCGAATGCCCTCGACGACCGCGCGAAGGCGAAGGCTCTCGAGGCCGCGATCGACCCGGCGCTGCTCGCCGACGCCGCGAAACGCGACGCCCTGTCGGCGTCGATCGGGCAGCTCGAGAAGGCCGCAGCCATCACGATCGCGGCGGATGGCACGGCGACGCTCAAGAAGCTTCCCTCGCCATCTGCCGTGCCGGCGCAGAGCGTCCCCGCTGACACCGCGCAGATTCCCGACGCCGTGGCCGAGATCGGTTTGCTCGTCGAACAACTCGCGGACGAGACGACTGCGACCGACGCGGAGACGAAGGCGATCGAGGATGCGCGCACCGCACTCGCACGCAACGCGGCTGCTGTCGTGGCATCCGCCCACGAGAAGGGCGCTGCCACCGCGCCGCCGGAACTCGCCTCCCAGGAGACCAAGGACGCCTACGCCGCGGCCGTCGCAGCCCTCGAGAAGCCCGCGAGCAACGCAGACCTCGCGGCTCTCGTGACTGCGTACCAAGGCGCATGGGGCGCCGCGGTGGCATCCCACAACGAGGCCAGTGGCGAAAGCGAGCCGGATGCCTCGGGCCTCCAGCCCACCTACATCCAGGGCGTTCTCATCGTGAACAAGACCTACCCACTGCCGTCCTGGTATGGCGACGGCCTCACTGCGGAGACGCAGGCGGCGTTCAACGCGATGCAGGCCGAGGCGGCCGCGTACGGGCTAGGCCTCTACATCTCGAGCGGCTTCCGGTCCTACGACACCCAGGTCGCCGTGTATGGAAACTACGTGGCAACCCTCGGCCAGGCGGGAGCCGACCGCACGTCAGCGCGCCCGGGACACAGCGAGCACCAGAGCGGTCTCGCCTTCGACCTGAACACGATCGACCACGCCTTCGCCGACACGGCCGAAGGCCAGTACGTGCGCGACAACGCTCACAGGTTCGGCCTCATCATCCGCTACCCACCGAACAAGGAGAGCATCACGGGCTACGAGTGGGAGCCGTGGCACATGCGCTACGTCGGTGTGGACCTGGCGACCAAGCTCTACACGAGCGGTCAGACGCTCGAGGAGTACTTCGGCATCACATCCGCCTACTCCGGCTGA